In Pedobacter heparinus DSM 2366, the following are encoded in one genomic region:
- a CDS encoding GreA/GreB family elongation factor, whose translation MTTSIILSTGIFDLLKDHIRRRKLSKYNQEKLEQELRNARQILSKDIPADVVTVNTRVRVKELETGAEFNYTLVPPAKARNKHNTLSILSPIGVAMVGYSQGSELKWEMPEGIKAYRIEEVTRLA comes from the coding sequence ATGACTACATCAATTATATTATCAACGGGAATTTTTGACTTGTTAAAAGATCACATCAGAAGAAGAAAACTAAGTAAATATAACCAGGAAAAACTGGAACAGGAACTTCGTAATGCCAGGCAGATCCTGAGTAAGGATATTCCTGCCGACGTGGTAACAGTGAATACCCGTGTACGTGTTAAAGAACTGGAAACAGGTGCAGAGTTTAATTATACACTTGTTCCGCCTGCAAAGGCCAGAAATAAACACAATACCCTTTCTATTTTATCGCCCATTGGCGTAGCTATGGTGGGTTATAGTCAGGGTTCTGAATTAAAATGGGAAATGCCAGAAGGCATTAAAGCTTACAGGATAGAAGAGGTTACCAGGTTAGCATAA
- a CDS encoding D-alanine--D-alanine ligase: MKKKIALLTGGTTGEWVVSVKSAATIAQNLDADKFDVYKIMLTQQGWFYEPADSVKIEVDRNDFSINLKGKKVKFEGVFIAIHGSPGEDGKLQGYFDMLGIPYTTCDALTSAVTMNKGYTKAIVDGIAELNIAKSAQIFKGTPYSLEQIKKTLKVPYFVKPNNGGSSIGMSKVNHPDDLQAAIDRAFKEDSQILIEEFISGREFTIGVVKLDGEITVLPATEVETAKEFFDFEAKYTPGVATETTPAPIRKETLERVTQIVKNVYLKLNCRGVVRIDFILNGDEGDFYFIEINTIPGQTATSFIPQQVAAAGMKLNDFYTKLIRETIG; encoded by the coding sequence ATGAAGAAAAAAATAGCATTACTAACTGGTGGTACTACCGGCGAATGGGTAGTTTCGGTTAAAAGCGCTGCCACTATCGCTCAGAACCTGGATGCCGACAAATTTGATGTATATAAGATTATGCTTACCCAGCAGGGCTGGTTCTATGAGCCTGCCGATTCTGTAAAAATTGAGGTAGACCGTAACGATTTCTCTATTAACCTGAAAGGAAAAAAAGTAAAGTTTGAGGGGGTGTTTATTGCCATACACGGATCGCCGGGCGAAGACGGTAAACTGCAGGGCTATTTTGACATGTTGGGTATACCTTATACTACCTGCGATGCACTGACGTCGGCGGTTACCATGAATAAGGGCTATACAAAGGCCATTGTTGATGGTATAGCGGAGTTGAATATTGCGAAATCGGCACAAATCTTTAAAGGTACCCCTTATAGCCTGGAACAGATAAAAAAAACGCTTAAAGTACCGTATTTTGTTAAACCCAACAACGGCGGAAGCAGCATAGGTATGAGCAAGGTAAACCATCCTGATGATTTGCAGGCCGCAATAGACCGTGCCTTTAAAGAAGATAGTCAGATTTTGATTGAAGAGTTTATTTCGGGAAGGGAGTTTACCATTGGCGTAGTAAAGCTGGACGGTGAAATTACCGTTTTACCGGCTACAGAAGTAGAAACAGCCAAAGAGTTTTTTGATTTTGAAGCCAAATATACACCAGGAGTAGCTACCGAAACTACACCGGCACCTATCAGAAAAGAAACATTGGAGAGGGTAACACAGATTGTTAAAAACGTATATCTGAAACTGAACTGCAGGGGGGTAGTGCGGATAGATTTTATCCTTAACGGAGATGAAGGCGATTTTTACTTCATTGAGATCAATACCATACCTGGCCAAACGGCTACCAGCTTTATTCCGCAACAGGTTGCTGCTGCCGGCATGAAACTGAACGATTTTTATACCAAACTGATCAGAGAAACGATAGGCTGA
- a CDS encoding LytR/AlgR family response regulator transcription factor produces MAIRTLIVDDEPHALEIIKKYAVNVPEIEIVDTCNNALKALQFVQHTKIDLVFLDIKMPGLTGTDLIRGLKTPPMIIFTTAYQEYAIDGFELNAIDYLLKPVPLERFLRAIDKVMQFINGDKNRRHLKEPEGLATAAPTHFLYLRIERQLVKVDTRDILWIESVKDYIKVVTTDKTFQTKQKISIAEKLLPIGEFMRIHRSFIIPVNKTDAYHPNYMIIAGNKIPIGRNYKLACSHKFNPGTDLL; encoded by the coding sequence ATGGCTATCCGTACACTTATAGTAGACGATGAACCCCATGCATTGGAAATTATAAAAAAATATGCGGTAAATGTTCCCGAAATAGAAATCGTGGATACGTGTAACAATGCCCTTAAAGCCCTTCAATTTGTTCAGCACACCAAAATAGACCTGGTATTTCTCGACATAAAAATGCCTGGTCTTACAGGAACAGACCTGATCCGTGGCCTGAAAACACCTCCTATGATCATTTTTACAACGGCCTATCAGGAATACGCCATTGACGGATTTGAGCTCAATGCAATAGATTACCTTCTCAAACCTGTTCCCCTGGAACGTTTCCTGAGGGCGATAGATAAGGTAATGCAATTTATAAATGGTGATAAAAACCGACGGCATTTAAAAGAGCCTGAAGGATTGGCCACAGCAGCGCCCACCCATTTTTTGTACCTGCGGATAGAACGCCAGCTGGTAAAGGTTGATACCAGGGATATATTGTGGATTGAAAGTGTGAAGGATTATATTAAAGTAGTTACAACGGATAAAACATTCCAAACCAAACAAAAAATCAGCATAGCAGAAAAACTACTCCCTATTGGCGAGTTTATGCGCATTCACCGCTCTTTTATTATTCCTGTAAATAAAACAGACGCTTACCATCCCAATTACATGATCATAGCAGGAAACAAAATCCCTATCGGACGTAATTACAAATTAGCCTGTTCACATAAATTTAACCCCGGGACAGACCTTCTTTAA
- a CDS encoding YihY/virulence factor BrkB family protein — MEWVHRQLLKIRIYALFIDWTKVCVLPGFSPLPLYTVASFFFKEIGKDSLVNKASSLAYNFMLAIFPAIIFLFTLIPFIPKRFHFQDQLMQLIMLILPADAYNAFSATLDEIVHKQNRGLLSFGFLLSLFFATNGVHNLMMAFNKSSLIIETRTWLKQRLIAIVLTLTIALSVIVCIIAMAIGEYALNYIDTGLDIKGDFIVYLIKLTRWSLLGILYFVTISILYRYGPAHAKKWRFFSAGSWLATILAFLTIWGFSFYINNFSSYNKIYGSIGTLIVIMIWLYLNSLILLIGFELNASVDLSKRSVKIIRPNFNLFKKTASIDEKPEKR; from the coding sequence ATGGAGTGGGTACACCGGCAGCTGTTAAAGATCAGGATTTATGCTTTATTTATAGACTGGACCAAAGTATGCGTACTGCCGGGTTTTAGTCCCCTGCCCCTTTATACCGTTGCCAGTTTTTTTTTTAAAGAGATAGGAAAGGATTCTTTGGTAAACAAAGCCTCTTCCCTGGCTTATAATTTTATGCTGGCTATTTTTCCGGCCATTATCTTTTTATTTACACTGATCCCTTTTATTCCCAAAAGGTTCCATTTTCAGGACCAGCTGATGCAGCTGATCATGCTGATTTTGCCGGCCGATGCCTATAATGCCTTTAGTGCTACACTTGATGAGATTGTACACAAACAAAACCGGGGATTGTTATCCTTCGGTTTCTTGCTTTCCCTGTTTTTTGCAACCAATGGTGTACACAACCTGATGATGGCTTTCAATAAATCCTCATTGATTATAGAAACACGTACCTGGTTAAAACAGCGGCTAATTGCCATTGTATTGACACTCACTATTGCTTTATCGGTTATTGTATGCATTATTGCAATGGCCATTGGCGAGTATGCCTTAAATTATATAGATACGGGGCTGGACATCAAAGGCGATTTTATTGTTTACCTGATTAAGCTGACCAGGTGGTCGCTGCTGGGTATTCTTTATTTTGTAACCATATCTATTTTATACCGTTATGGTCCTGCACATGCCAAAAAATGGCGTTTTTTTAGTGCAGGCTCCTGGCTGGCTACCATCCTGGCCTTTCTAACCATCTGGGGGTTTTCTTTTTATATCAACAACTTCAGTTCCTACAATAAGATCTATGGTTCTATTGGTACATTGATTGTAATTATGATCTGGCTTTACTTGAATTCTTTGATCTTACTGATCGGTTTTGAGCTGAATGCAAGTGTAGACCTGTCAAAAAGAAGTGTAAAAATCATCCGTCCTAACTTCAATTTATTCAAAAAAACGGCCTCAATTGATGAAAAACCGGAGAAAAGATAA
- a CDS encoding sensor histidine kinase codes for MIAFSLLTFIYGTAYGSYNLGTKVILILLPIHMGYFYIIVNWIVPRFFFSGKYIRAFFAVLMVMFLIAVSYRLTEVFIADPYVYQFYKSRDSSFTWDKISHSWWEQLKKPVDFVNAIERSNSVAWICVTLKLFVLWHERKQAVLQAELNFLKGQLHPHFLFNALNNLYALSLNDSPKAPGIILGLSNILRYVLYECSADQVLLKRDIEVLNDYIKLEQIRYEDRLELNVNISNHAGYCKIAPLLMLPLVENAFKHGAAETVDAPWINIELYVSPAELILKISNSKPEHSMIQDKVAIGNIGLSNVQKRLELLYPDKHSFEWFDEDDCFITELNIQLTVNDKN; via the coding sequence TTGATTGCATTCAGCCTGCTCACTTTTATTTATGGTACAGCTTATGGAAGTTATAACCTGGGTACAAAAGTGATCCTGATCCTGCTGCCCATTCACATGGGTTACTTTTACATTATTGTGAACTGGATCGTACCACGTTTTTTTTTCAGCGGTAAATATATCAGGGCTTTTTTCGCTGTATTGATGGTCATGTTTCTTATAGCCGTATCGTACAGACTTACAGAAGTTTTTATTGCTGATCCTTACGTTTATCAGTTTTACAAATCAAGAGACAGTAGTTTTACCTGGGACAAGATCAGTCACTCCTGGTGGGAGCAGCTCAAAAAACCCGTTGATTTTGTAAATGCAATAGAAAGGAGCAATTCAGTCGCCTGGATTTGTGTAACCCTGAAACTATTTGTCTTGTGGCATGAACGTAAACAAGCCGTTCTGCAAGCCGAACTTAACTTTTTAAAAGGACAGTTACACCCTCATTTTCTTTTTAATGCACTGAACAATCTCTATGCATTATCCTTAAACGATTCGCCCAAGGCCCCTGGAATTATTCTTGGCCTTTCCAATATCCTTAGGTATGTACTTTATGAATGTTCTGCCGACCAGGTGCTGCTCAAAAGGGACATTGAGGTACTCAACGATTACATAAAGCTGGAACAAATCCGATACGAAGACCGCCTTGAGCTCAATGTAAATATCAGTAACCATGCCGGCTATTGTAAAATTGCTCCGCTACTGATGCTCCCCCTTGTAGAAAATGCCTTTAAGCATGGAGCTGCCGAAACTGTTGATGCACCATGGATCAACATAGAATTATATGTTTCTCCTGCCGAACTGATATTGAAAATCAGCAACAGCAAACCGGAACATAGCATGATACAGGATAAAGTAGCCATAGGCAATATCGGATTATCCAATGTTCAAAAAAGACTGGAACTTTTATATCCGGATAAGCATTCATTTGAATGGTTTGATGAGGATGATTGTTTCATTACCGAATTGAATATTCAATTAACTGTAAACGATAAAAACTAA
- a CDS encoding DoxX family protein, which yields MKKDKIIFWVATILIFLFEGVMPAFTSQTELAKEGIRHLGYPEYFGNALVVFKVLGSIGLVVPQIKGRFKEWIYAGFGFDFIFACISHWAVDGFGGQALFPLVVLAILAISYIYYHKLNKATV from the coding sequence ATGAAAAAGGACAAAATTATTTTTTGGGTTGCCACCATTCTTATTTTTTTATTTGAAGGTGTAATGCCGGCATTTACCTCTCAAACTGAATTAGCTAAAGAAGGTATCAGACATCTGGGCTATCCGGAGTATTTTGGAAACGCACTGGTTGTATTTAAAGTTTTAGGTTCAATTGGCCTGGTTGTTCCCCAAATAAAAGGTCGGTTTAAAGAGTGGATCTATGCCGGCTTCGGATTTGATTTTATATTTGCCTGCATCAGCCACTGGGCTGTAGATGGTTTTGGTGGACAAGCGCTCTTCCCACTGGTAGTTTTAGCTATCCTGGCCATCTCTTACATTTATTACCACAAATTAAACAAAGCAACTGTTTAG
- a CDS encoding PASTA domain-containing protein: MGKFITYLKTTSFRNNLIAAILTVVVILLAAFFSLRYYTKHGQGLNVPALKGLAFTQAVSKLEELGLRYEVDSVYIMDSPPGIVVDQDPNANTFVKDNRTIYLTINTALAPDSKFPDVEFKSLREAQALIESFGFKLGDTTFKADVSTDVLQASFGGQVIKAGEKLPKGSRIDLVLGNGQGDEEREIPVLIGLTKDEAIFAIRNGAKLNLGMVTYEGTITDSATAVVVKQTPLATDSVTKVKAGTLINITLSNK, encoded by the coding sequence ATGGGCAAATTCATTACTTATCTAAAGACCACCTCTTTTAGAAATAACCTTATTGCTGCTATACTTACAGTTGTGGTAATTTTACTGGCTGCGTTCTTTAGTTTAAGGTATTATACCAAACATGGACAGGGACTGAATGTTCCCGCTTTAAAGGGACTTGCTTTTACCCAGGCGGTAAGTAAGCTGGAAGAACTGGGCCTGCGCTATGAGGTCGATTCTGTTTACATCATGGATTCCCCTCCGGGCATTGTGGTAGATCAGGATCCGAATGCCAATACCTTTGTGAAAGACAACCGTACCATTTACCTGACCATTAATACAGCTCTTGCCCCTGATTCAAAATTCCCTGATGTCGAATTTAAATCTTTAAGAGAGGCCCAGGCATTGATAGAGAGTTTTGGTTTTAAATTGGGAGATACAACTTTTAAAGCTGATGTAAGTACAGATGTACTTCAAGCCTCATTTGGCGGTCAGGTTATTAAAGCCGGAGAAAAATTACCTAAAGGTTCGCGTATTGATCTGGTACTGGGCAATGGCCAGGGGGATGAAGAGAGAGAAATTCCTGTATTAATCGGTTTAACAAAAGATGAAGCAATATTTGCGATCAGAAATGGTGCCAAGCTAAACCTGGGTATGGTTACTTACGAAGGGACGATCACAGATTCTGCAACAGCGGTTGTTGTTAAACAAACACCTCTTGCTACCGACTCAGTAACAAAAGTTAAAGCAGGCACATTGATAAACATTACGCTTTCAAACAAATAA
- a CDS encoding DUF3575 domain-containing protein: protein MKKIFTKNSIILSILLFFCIAGKVNAQENGTETAGKNLVKWNVGAIFLNNYSFQYERAIAPKISVALGLRFSPKSSLPFKSSIEKSIDNDDTWNNIKDFKTGNFALTPEVRFYLGKGGFRGFYIAPFVRYATYSAEGPFTFDVNVAGTTRTETMPLSGDITALTGGVLFGAQWKLSKLVYLDWWILGPNYGTSSGSISGKKSLNSDEQAALRDALTDLDDLPLVKTKYTVDNEGAKVDFDGPWAGLRGGLSIGFRF, encoded by the coding sequence ATGAAGAAAATCTTTACTAAAAATTCAATTATTTTATCAATCCTGTTATTTTTCTGTATTGCCGGAAAGGTAAATGCACAGGAAAACGGTACAGAAACAGCTGGCAAAAACCTGGTTAAATGGAATGTTGGAGCTATTTTCCTGAACAACTACTCTTTTCAGTATGAACGCGCAATTGCACCAAAAATCTCAGTAGCCTTGGGGTTAAGGTTTTCACCTAAATCGAGCCTTCCTTTTAAATCGTCTATAGAAAAATCAATCGACAACGACGATACCTGGAACAATATTAAAGATTTTAAGACCGGCAACTTTGCACTTACACCAGAGGTAAGGTTTTACCTGGGTAAAGGTGGGTTCAGGGGTTTTTACATTGCACCTTTTGTAAGGTACGCAACTTATTCGGCTGAAGGGCCATTTACTTTTGATGTAAATGTGGCCGGTACAACAAGGACAGAGACCATGCCTTTGAGCGGCGATATTACTGCCTTAACGGGTGGGGTGCTTTTTGGTGCACAGTGGAAGCTGAGCAAGCTGGTTTATCTTGACTGGTGGATTTTAGGCCCTAACTATGGTACCTCATCAGGAAGTATTTCCGGTAAGAAAAGTCTGAATTCTGACGAGCAGGCTGCATTACGCGATGCCCTGACTGATCTGGACGACCTGCCATTGGTTAAAACAAAATATACCGTAGATAACGAAGGTGCAAAAGTTGACTTTGACGGACCATGGGCTGGCTTAAGGGGCGGACTAAGCATCGGCTTCAGGTTCTAA
- a CDS encoding group III truncated hemoglobin, translating into MKTELANFEDIVLFVNSFYDKVQSDELIGPIFSAVITDWQPHLEKMYNFWNAALFGVPGFKGNPFAKHAPLSLEKQHFERWLLLFRQTIDTYFEGTMAEETKKKADMMAIMFLSKIENMKGGADKVILV; encoded by the coding sequence ATGAAAACAGAACTCGCTAATTTTGAAGATATTGTACTGTTTGTAAACAGTTTTTATGATAAGGTTCAGTCGGACGAACTGATCGGGCCAATATTTAGTGCAGTAATTACCGACTGGCAGCCACATCTGGAGAAGATGTATAATTTCTGGAATGCAGCTCTTTTTGGTGTGCCCGGTTTTAAAGGCAATCCCTTTGCCAAACATGCCCCGCTATCACTGGAGAAGCAACATTTTGAACGCTGGCTGCTGCTGTTCAGGCAAACTATAGATACTTATTTTGAAGGCACTATGGCGGAAGAAACAAAAAAGAAAGCTGATATGATGGCGATTATGTTTTTAAGTAAGATTGAAAATATGAAGGGTGGCGCAGATAAAGTTATACTGGTCTGA
- a CDS encoding putative Ig domain-containing protein gives MKQFITGCLLSFGILCLTNHLVKAQGAPDTLKKYILTPAPPQTPRINGARIFGLRPGSAFLYTIPATGIRPMHFGALNLPKGLTVDPGSGRITGKITERGEYEVTLTAKNSLGESKRTFKIVVGDQIALTPPMGWNSWNCWGDAVSQEKVLSSAKAMVEKGLLNYGWQYINIDDGWQGLRGGKYNAIQCNSKFPDMKGLADEVHRMGLKIGIYSGPWVGTYAGHLGAYSDNADGTYDWVKQGKHNEFYRFADPEKKEKHGINYHHGKYSFVKNDVQQWMDWGMDYLKYDWNPNDVYHVKEMKDALRSYKRDVVYSLSNSAPYGDATQWEKMANSWRTTGDIRDTWERMCQLGFNQTKWAPFAGPGHWIDPDMLVVGMVGWGPKLHYTKLTADEQYTHISLWCLLASPLLIGCDMAQLDDFTISLLTNNEVIDVNQDPMGKFGMLVAENGETVVYAKPLEDGSMAVGLFNRGQKSEKITVNWKTLGLRGEQTVRDLWRQQDVAKSDQEFSSEVNPHGVRFIKVYPGNSRTQATSGK, from the coding sequence ATGAAACAATTTATAACAGGCTGCTTACTTTCCTTTGGCATTTTATGTCTGACCAATCACCTGGTAAAGGCGCAGGGCGCTCCGGATACCTTAAAAAAATATATCCTTACGCCTGCCCCACCCCAAACTCCGCGCATCAACGGGGCCAGAATATTTGGGCTCCGTCCAGGCTCTGCCTTCCTTTATACCATCCCTGCAACAGGCATTCGCCCGATGCACTTCGGAGCTTTGAATTTGCCAAAAGGTTTAACCGTAGACCCCGGTTCTGGCCGGATAACGGGAAAAATAACAGAACGCGGGGAATATGAAGTAACCCTGACCGCAAAAAATTCATTAGGAGAATCTAAACGGACATTTAAGATAGTAGTGGGTGATCAGATAGCCCTAACACCTCCAATGGGCTGGAATAGCTGGAATTGCTGGGGCGATGCCGTAAGCCAGGAAAAGGTATTGAGTTCGGCCAAAGCAATGGTAGAAAAAGGCCTGCTGAATTATGGCTGGCAATACATCAATATAGACGATGGCTGGCAGGGACTTCGTGGTGGAAAATACAATGCCATTCAATGTAACAGCAAATTTCCTGATATGAAGGGTCTTGCCGATGAAGTACACAGGATGGGACTTAAAATAGGAATTTACTCTGGTCCCTGGGTAGGAACCTATGCCGGGCATCTCGGGGCTTATTCTGACAATGCCGATGGTACGTACGACTGGGTGAAACAAGGGAAACACAATGAATTTTACCGTTTTGCTGATCCTGAGAAAAAGGAAAAGCATGGCATAAACTACCACCACGGCAAATATTCATTTGTGAAAAATGACGTACAGCAATGGATGGACTGGGGAATGGATTACCTGAAATACGATTGGAACCCCAACGATGTATACCATGTAAAAGAAATGAAGGACGCATTACGTTCTTATAAACGGGATGTAGTATACAGTTTGTCTAACAGTGCCCCTTACGGAGATGCCACACAATGGGAAAAAATGGCCAATAGCTGGAGGACTACCGGTGATATCAGAGACACCTGGGAGCGGATGTGCCAGCTTGGCTTTAATCAAACCAAATGGGCCCCTTTTGCCGGTCCCGGACATTGGATAGACCCGGATATGCTGGTAGTAGGGATGGTAGGCTGGGGACCTAAACTACATTATACAAAGCTAACTGCTGATGAACAATACACGCACATCAGTTTATGGTGTTTACTCGCTTCTCCCCTGTTAATTGGCTGTGATATGGCCCAGCTGGATGACTTCACCATCAGTTTGCTAACCAACAACGAGGTGATTGATGTAAACCAGGATCCAATGGGCAAGTTTGGTATGCTGGTCGCTGAAAATGGGGAAACAGTGGTATATGCCAAACCGCTGGAGGATGGTTCAATGGCTGTTGGTCTGTTTAACCGTGGACAAAAATCAGAAAAGATCACTGTCAACTGGAAAACCCTGGGATTAAGGGGCGAACAAACGGTTCGTGATCTATGGAGACAGCAGGACGTTGCCAAATCCGATCAGGAATTTTCATCAGAAGTGAACCCGCATGGTGTCCGTTTTATAAAAGTATATCCTGGAAACAGCAGAACACAGGCAACTTCCGGAAAATAA
- the mltG gene encoding endolytic transglycosylase MltG, translating to MTNEKKTSKSKIILALVLAVLVVGGYFGFNFYKVYFAPNTTGKEKYLYVRTGATLDDLFEELRRKDILTEIGTFSQAAAKMELARALKPGRYQLTKGMNNRSIINMLKSGNQDPVKLKFQNLRKKENFAGYLSRNLEPDSLTFINLLDSAALIEKYGFNKDNSYVMFIPNTYEMYWNITALDFFERMHKEYEKFWNDERKQKAAALNLTPIQVSILASIVDAEALYDKEMPTIAGLYLNRLNKGILLQADPTVIFANDDFTVKRVTNSLLQVQSRYNTYKYAGLPPGPIMMPSINAIDAVLNREKNNYIYMCAKEDFSGYHNFAVTVQEHELNARKYREALNKRNIYK from the coding sequence ATGACAAACGAAAAGAAAACTTCTAAAAGCAAAATTATACTGGCTTTGGTGCTGGCTGTTTTAGTAGTGGGTGGTTATTTTGGATTTAATTTTTATAAAGTATACTTTGCCCCCAATACTACAGGAAAAGAGAAATACCTGTATGTCAGAACAGGCGCTACACTGGACGACCTGTTTGAGGAGCTGAGGCGTAAGGATATTTTAACGGAAATAGGTACTTTTAGTCAGGCTGCCGCCAAAATGGAACTGGCACGTGCTTTAAAACCAGGCCGCTATCAGCTAACAAAAGGTATGAACAACCGCAGCATCATCAATATGCTCAAGTCGGGCAACCAGGATCCTGTAAAGCTGAAATTCCAGAACTTAAGGAAGAAGGAAAACTTTGCTGGCTATTTATCACGTAACCTGGAGCCAGACTCTTTAACCTTCATTAACCTGCTGGATTCGGCTGCGCTGATAGAGAAATATGGCTTCAATAAAGACAACAGCTATGTAATGTTTATTCCCAATACCTATGAAATGTACTGGAATATAACCGCATTGGATTTTTTTGAAAGAATGCATAAAGAATACGAGAAATTCTGGAATGATGAACGGAAACAAAAGGCAGCAGCCTTAAACCTTACACCAATACAGGTTTCTATCCTGGCTTCAATTGTAGATGCCGAAGCTTTATATGACAAAGAAATGCCTACTATTGCAGGCCTGTATTTAAACAGGCTGAATAAAGGCATACTGCTGCAGGCCGATCCTACAGTGATTTTTGCCAATGATGATTTTACGGTGAAACGTGTAACCAATTCGCTGTTACAGGTACAATCGAGATACAATACCTATAAATATGCAGGCTTGCCCCCAGGCCCCATCATGATGCCGAGTATCAATGCCATCGATGCGGTGCTGAACAGGGAAAAGAACAATTATATCTACATGTGTGCAAAAGAAGATTTTTCAGGTTACCATAATTTTGCGGTAACCGTGCAGGAGCATGAACTGAATGCAAGGAAATACAGAGAAGCCTTAAATAAACGTAACATTTACAAGTAG
- a CDS encoding NAD(P)H-binding protein — translation MHIILGGTGNIGSALAGTLLDLGEAVTVVSHDEKKRAEWEEKGAKFARVDVLDVEGLREVFNTGERLFMLNPPAAPSSNTVEEEQKTLNAILAALEGSGIQKVVAESTYGAQPGDGLGDLEKQH, via the coding sequence ATGCACATCATTTTAGGAGGTACTGGAAATATTGGTTCTGCGCTGGCCGGAACTTTACTGGATTTGGGGGAAGCGGTTACGGTAGTTTCCCATGACGAGAAAAAGCGGGCGGAATGGGAGGAGAAGGGGGCAAAGTTTGCCCGGGTGGATGTGCTGGATGTGGAAGGACTGCGAGAGGTTTTCAATACAGGGGAGCGGCTATTTATGCTAAATCCGCCTGCCGCACCTTCCAGCAATACCGTTGAGGAAGAACAAAAAACGCTGAACGCTATCCTTGCTGCTTTGGAAGGCTCGGGCATTCAAAAGGTGGTAGCTGAATCTACTTATGGCGCCCAGCCGGGAGATGGCCTGGGTGATTTGGAAAAACAACATTGA
- a CDS encoding Crp/Fnr family transcriptional regulator, producing the protein MIIKYLLNNHYPVHTYKKDAVIYVPGALPKAVYFIKSGEVRMVTVNDDGKEFIQGIFKANQYFGEPALLVNKPYLAYTIVTRDAEIIVVNKTDFFKMIEEDRGFSMELIRTLSNRLFYKSMMLEELANEQAEHRIRTLISYLLRNLAEAEVLDITRQQLADMSGLRVETVIRLVKKLAAQKELKLIKGKIVKTGI; encoded by the coding sequence ATGATCATAAAATATCTGTTAAACAATCATTACCCTGTACATACCTATAAAAAGGATGCCGTGATTTACGTACCTGGCGCGCTGCCCAAAGCTGTGTATTTTATTAAAAGCGGCGAGGTAAGGATGGTTACTGTAAATGACGATGGTAAAGAATTTATCCAGGGTATTTTTAAGGCAAACCAGTATTTTGGCGAACCTGCCTTATTGGTAAATAAACCTTATCTGGCCTATACCATTGTTACCAGGGATGCTGAAATCATTGTTGTAAACAAAACAGATTTCTTTAAAATGATTGAGGAAGACCGGGGGTTTAGCATGGAACTGATCAGAACTTTAAGCAACAGGTTATTTTACAAATCTATGATGCTGGAAGAACTGGCCAATGAGCAGGCAGAACACCGCATCAGAACACTGATCAGTTACCTGCTCAGGAACCTTGCAGAAGCTGAGGTGCTGGATATAACAAGGCAGCAGCTGGCCGATATGAGCGGTTTAAGGGTAGAAACAGTAATCCGTCTGGTTAAAAAACTGGCTGCACAGAAAGAGCTGAAGCTGATTAAAGGAAAGATCGTAAAAACCGGAATATGA